From Plectropomus leopardus isolate mb chromosome 4, YSFRI_Pleo_2.0, whole genome shotgun sequence, the proteins below share one genomic window:
- the cdkn2a/b gene encoding cyclin-dependent kinase 4 inhibitor B, whose product MTLEDDLTTAAATGNAADVESLLRAGAEVNGVNCFGRTALQVMMMGSTSVAQMLLKHGADPNVADGSTGSTPLHDAARTGFLDTVRLLVQHLADPQARDNNNYRPVDLAIQNSHTDVADFLQSL is encoded by the exons ATGACCCTGGAGGATGATCTGACAACAGCGGCGGCGACGGGAAACGCGGCAGATGTGGAGTCCCTCCTGCGGGCAGGAGCTGAAGTTAACGGGGTCAACTGTTTTGGACGGACCGCTCTGCAG gtgatgatgatggggaGCACGTCGGTGGCTCAGATGTTACTGAAGCACGGAGCGGATCCCAACGTGGCGGACGGAAGCACCGGGAGCACCCCGCTGCATGACGCGGCCAGGACGGGCTTTTTGGACACTGTGCGGCTGCTGGTGCAACATCTGGCTGACCCGCAGGCCAGAGACAATAATAACTATCGGCCTGTTGATTTGGCCATACAGAACAGTCATACAGATGTGGCTGATTTTCTGCAGTCTCTGTAA